The genomic segment TCATGAAGGAGAAAAAGGAAGATTAATTATGAATGATAATGTTCAAACAAATGAAATAAAATATACATCGAAAGATTTTCATTCCGGTCAAGATGTTCGATGGTGTCCAGGCTGCGGTGATTACAGTATCCTTGCACAAGTTCAAAGAGTTTTTCCAAATCTTGGTATAAAAAAAGAAAAATTCGTAGTAGTTTCTGGAATTGGATGTTCGAGCCGGTTTCCGTATTACATGGATACTTATGGTTTTCATGGTATTCATGGGCGTGCCGCGGCGATCGCGTCCGGTTTGAAAATGCATAGTCCAGATCTATCTGTCTGGGTGGCAACCGGTGACGGCGATTTACTGAGTATTGGCGGTAATCATTTTATCCATACCTGCAGAAAAAATGTTGATATAAAAATTCTTCTTTTTAATAATAGGATTTATGGACTGACTAAAGGACAATATTCTCCTACCTCTGAATTGAACAAAATTACACGCAGCAGTCCGCTTGGATCAATTGACTACCCATTTAATCCTGTTGCACTTGCAATTGGAACTGAAGCGACTTTCGTTGCTCGCACAATGGACCGTGATACAAAACATTTGCAAGAGATGATTGAACGAGCTGGTAGACACAAGGGAACTGCTTTTGTTGAAATATTTCAAAACTGCAACATATTCAATGATGGTGCATTCTTTAGATTCACCGAAAAAGAAACACGGCCGGATAACGTTGTTTATTTAAAACATGGCGAACCGCTTGTCTTCGGTAAGGAGAATGACAAAGGAATACGCATTGAAGGAGCGCATCCGCAAATCGTTTCATTAACCGACGGAAGATTTACAAAAAATGATCTTCTCGTACATAATGAGTTTCAAGCTGATCCAGCTATTGCTTATATGCTGGCACATATGAATGAGCGTCCCGGATTCCCTGCACCTGTTGGTATAATTAGACAGCTGAATAAACCAACTTACGATGAAATGCTTCATAATCAAATTGAGGCAGCTAGAAATAAAATGGGTAATGGAGACTTGCACAAACTCCTTTACGACTCAAGCACTTGGGAAGTAAAATAAATGAGGTTAGTATAAAAAGGTGTAGTCAAATAAAAAAATGTATTGGATTTTGGTTGAATCGATACTCAAATACTTAAAATATACCTTTTTAGATTCATCTTGTAAA from the Ignavibacteria bacterium genome contains:
- a CDS encoding 2-oxoacid:ferredoxin oxidoreductase subunit beta — translated: MNDNVQTNEIKYTSKDFHSGQDVRWCPGCGDYSILAQVQRVFPNLGIKKEKFVVVSGIGCSSRFPYYMDTYGFHGIHGRAAAIASGLKMHSPDLSVWVATGDGDLLSIGGNHFIHTCRKNVDIKILLFNNRIYGLTKGQYSPTSELNKITRSSPLGSIDYPFNPVALAIGTEATFVARTMDRDTKHLQEMIERAGRHKGTAFVEIFQNCNIFNDGAFFRFTEKETRPDNVVYLKHGEPLVFGKENDKGIRIEGAHPQIVSLTDGRFTKNDLLVHNEFQADPAIAYMLAHMNERPGFPAPVGIIRQLNKPTYDEMLHNQIEAARNKMGNGDLHKLLYDSSTWEVK